The nucleotide window AAGCCCTTAGCACGCAAGGCAGGTTTGCAGCCACCCCCAGGCAACCCAGGAAGCCCCATGCTGTGATGGCCGCACCTGTGGACAGAAGGATGAGCGGGGCATTGGGGTAGCGGTTGGCGGAGAGCATCATGTAGTCTGCCAGGGAAATTTGAGCCCACACACCCAGTGTGAAGATAGCCAGTCCAGCTGCCCAGAAGAGGCAGCTGAAGGCTAGGAGACCCAGACGCAAGAGGTGCATGACTCCCACGGAATGGCAGCAGGGTGGGCCAGCACCCACAGGTGGAGGAGCAGGGGGCGCCAGGGAGGCTTCTGAGCACACGGACAAGGAGAGacgctgctgttgctgctgctgcaggctgagCTGCTCCTCCTGACCTTGGTATGGAGGCAGCAGGTAGCCAGGGATAGCAGAGGGTcgacgaggaagaggaggcggAGTCAGCAGGTCAAGACTCCGTGAAGACAGTCGTCGCACAGCTAGCTGCTCACGCTCCCAGTCCAAAGCTTGTCTGCTGGGACTCGGCCGAGCCGACAGCGAGTCGTAAGGCAGTGCACTCATGATCCTGGCTTTATCTACTCACTTCTCTCTCCGTtacactctccctctctcctccttttTCTTCTATCAGTGCCTTCACCCTCGTCGTCCTGCAACACACACAGCCGTTCTCCCAAAGCTTTATGACTGTTTATTAATCCGCCACCAGCAAAACCATTGCCAACTGGACTGTAAATCACACTGATGGGTGCGCGTTGAGTCGTTATCTGCATCCGCAGCTGCCTTGTTTCCACCTTATTTATCTGTTTGTTCTGAAGGTTCTTTCCACATGCTTGGTCACCAGTCCTCCAAAGTCCTCCGCTGACAGTCACATCCCGACATCTGCCTGCTCACTGCTGCCCTGATCAAGAGAAGAGGTGATTGCAGGGGGAAATGACCGAGAATCAACCAATGCACACCCTCTCTCGGTGTGGAGGAGCCATCCCTTTGACTTTTACAGTTTTCCATTTGTAGAATAAATGATTCCAGGATAAGTGCAGTAAAaggttatttttaaaatcttaaaacaCCCTTAGGTACTACATATTAGGagctaaacacaaaaaaatacaaacaagtcTATTCTGCTTCATCAGGACTGCATTAGTGTTATTATGGAACCCCAAACActgatatttatgtattttaatggtGTTCAATAGAATaaaaaacccataaaaatataaagtgaGTAAAAGGCAGGTTAAAAATAGAAACCCACTACCTCACCTACTATTATTCTGCTTCAGTTAGTCTCCCATTAATATGACAGGGACATTTTTATTCTGGTGACTCCTGCTTTGCATGCCCTCCCCACCAATCACCTACCTGCCTAGTCAGAGCTAATGAAAACATCTCGGTTAATTAACCACATTCAACTGCCTCTTTTTATAAGGATAACCATAATACTGACATGATGACAGAGAGGGAATACCCAGAAAAAGTGGCAGGAGAAGACTGATCTCATTTTGTGGCAGTTTGGGATCTAAgccagttttgcttttttttttttttaaacacatcatCTTAAACTTTCCTGTTGATGGCACTTTTACATAATAcaggcttcttctttttttaaaaaaaattctttaaatCTTAGAGAAATTGTTTTGGTGTTTGAAATACTTTTACCAAAGTGTAAAAAATTACAAAAGCAGTGGATTacgtcaaaaaaaaaaaagctgtattGTGGACATCTAGAATGAAAGGTTTGTATGTTGTTCCACTTTCACCAAATTTTAGTGGGACTGAGATAAAGTGAGACTGACAGGTGACTTCAAACATTTTGTAATTTATAGGATGtaaaaaatgactaaaaatCTACACACCACTTACttcttataaaatataaatcttttCATGTTTTCGACCATCACGCCAAGTGGCCATCTGCACGCAGAGAGCAACATAACACAGCCAATCTCAGATCTCCTGGGATCTGTGGTGAGCGCAGGAATGTGACACACCTGTTTTCGCTTTGACAGGTACTTTTGCTTGGGAACTATCCACAGACCAAATTAAAGAGGGGCCAGGCcacactgattaaaaaaaaaaaagtattagcGTTCATTTTCAAGTCAAAACTTGAAATTCTATTTTAAGAATAAAGTGGAAATAATGTTTTTTAGAAAGAAAGTCTTGTCACGG belongs to Oreochromis niloticus isolate F11D_XX linkage group LG17, O_niloticus_UMD_NMBU, whole genome shotgun sequence and includes:
- the LOC112842708 gene encoding tetraspanin-7-like, with protein sequence MSALPYDSLSARPSPSRQALDWEREQLAVRRLSSRSLDLLTPPPLPRRPSAIPGYLLPPYQGQEEQLSLQQQQQQRLSLSVCSEASLAPPAPPPVGAGPPCCHSVGVMHLLRLGLLAFSCLFWAAGLAIFTLGVWAQISLADYMMLSANRYPNAPLILLSTGAAITAWGFLGCLGVAANLPCVLRAYGFFQLAALVAGLAAGLSGLFYREEIAGGFRSGLQRAVAGYTEDEGRADALDSLQRALKCCGADGWRDWLVSDWAIQHMNFLPIENGTSVSLPDSCCVRRKGCKNRPLLADDGDGVAAAGIHPHGCFRKVFSLVNDNVFHIAATVLGLAFTQIGGIALACLLANKLAPRQHGRVVAH